In Panicum virgatum strain AP13 chromosome 5K, P.virgatum_v5, whole genome shotgun sequence, the genomic window GCTTTATCTTGAGGAGATTCTTGCATTAACACAGCTTGGAGAAGACTACACTGAATTTATGGTGAATAAGATCCATGCATTGAGAGATGTCAAGCCCGAACTTGGGCCGCAGGCGATGAGGGCCTTCCGTAATggtagctttaataaaatggaGCAGGATCTGACTGGGTTCTATGTGATCTTTGAGGAGTTTTTCATGGTGGAGAATGTAAGGAAAGCCATACGGATTGATGAGCATGTACCAGATGGTCTCACAACCTCAATGGTGGACGACGTATTCTATGTACTGCAGAGTTGCTGCCGTCGGGCTGCATCCACTGCAAGTATTAACTTGGTTCTTGCTGTGCTTGGTGGGGCAACGAGCCTTCTGAGCAATGAGTATCAGGAGGCACTACAGTGGAGGATGCGGGAGCCAAATTTGGGTGCTAAACTGTTCCTTGGTGGTGTTGGAGTCCAGAAGACTGGTGAGGAGATTGCGACTGCACTAAACAACATGGATATCAGCTCTGAATATGTTCTCAAGCTCCGTCATGAGATTGAGGAGCTCTGTGCGGAGGTAAGTGCACCATTTTTTTTTTCCCATTCTATCCATCTTTTAAGCTGAAAGTGGGACATGTTTAACAAACAGGAATTATATGCATTCCATCATATTCTATCGATTGGAAATGTTCAGTTCTTAAGTTATTAATAACTTGAATTAAATGAAAGGAGCCCACAATGCTTGTGTGTTCTCTGTAGTTGATTGTAATAGTATTACATTACATGTCACATAGACTTTGGACTTGTTAATGTCTCTGTTAGCACCAGTctatttatgttgatgataactTATTTTGGCATAACATATTTGTGTAGTTTAAACTTAAATTTGTCAAAAATCATCCATGTTAGTTGCTAGTGGTATCACCTGTGTGCTCAGTCATTTTATAAGTATCTTGTGTCATAGAGAATCTCATAATTCATAAAGACAGCATTTCATTATCTTGGTAAAATTATTTTAGCATTGCTTgattctaattctaattcacATCAAAGTTTGGTCTAATTAGCATTGCTTGATTCTAATTCTAATTCGCATCAAAGTTTGGTCTAATGTATTTGTCAGCTGGAAAATGTCGAACTGTTATAAATTCTTGAACTAGCAGCTTCCTAAGTAGAACATCATGATGTTGCACACATTGATACCAGCATTCTATATACAACTTTCTAGTTACTCCTGTTTGGGACTGTCTTTTGAGCCTTCCATAGCAAAACCACTCAATTTAATGCTAGCCAAACAATTATAAAACTAAACGTACTTTGTTGTTGAGACAGTAAGGTCCTGTTTGGTGAGCTCCTGCTTCCGATTCATTGGGTGAAGTGATCCTATGAGAGAAGTGATTCTGTGTCTGAAAGTGATACTCTATGTTCTCTAGGTTAAATTTTAAGTATGAAGTGATTTTGAGCGGGAAATGAATCAGGAGAAGCTACTATTTTTAGCTCTCAACCCTTGAGTTAATTTCAGAGAATTACTTCATGGAATCAGCTTAGAAACATTTCTTTCTAAAAAAACTGTTTGGCTGAGCTTCTTCTGGATTCAGCCAGAAAGCTGCTCTACGAGctctgccaaacaggccctaatgGTAAATGATGTGTAAACTATGGCATGTATAATTGTTCTAACAAGATTGTCCCCTGGAACTTGTGCTCCAAAGAATAGAGCACTTATTACATGTTGTCTTGCAAACAGAACAATGTACAAAATTCTCAGGGATGAACGAGATATGCATCACTTTTAACTTTACCGAGCATTATCTAGAGCATTATCTAGAAACAGCGCAGCTAAAAtgatgcttgcttgcttgcaagATATATGTTGAATGAAAATAGCGTCTTTAAATGGGACATATGTAGCATAGGCCTGCACTAGCATTTACTATGTAGCACACAGATATCAGACCGGTATATACATAGTCTAGACAGCAAAAGCATGTCGTTCCTGTATGGGACTAAAATTGTAAGACCTTTGGGGGCTACTGCAGTAAGGCTTGAGCATCTTCATTTGCATCTGTAAGATGGAATCTTGAACCCTCTGTTCTGCAATGGGTGCAAATGCTCAGCCAATCCTGTATTTGAAAAACAAAGTTTGACCAAACTTTAATTTGCTCACTTCTTATTTTGATTCCTCGATGATCTAGTATGGTACATACATACTTTTGAAACAACACTGTTGATTTTGGTTTCTCTATATTCCCTCCTATAATATAGAATGGACAAATGGTCTTAGGAAATTTTCAGTTGACTGATAATTTATAGTTACCACAAATGAAAGTTCTGAAGGTTTATAGGTGATTTGTTGTTAGTCATTGctaactactccctccattccaaattattagtcgttttggcttttctaggtgCATAGCTTTTGTTATCCATCTAGATATATATTGTGTCTAGAACTCTAGATGCACAGCAAAATCGATGTATGTAGAGAaaccaaaacgactaataatttgggatggagggactAGGGAGTAGTGATTTGATTGCCATATCATCATAGTTGATTAAACTTTGCACTGACTTCTGTGATTGTCCATCAGGTTTTTCATGCTCCAGCTGACCGAGAGAAGATCAAATCCTGTTTATCAGAGCTAGGAGATATCAGTGCTTCCTTCAAGAAGATCCTTCATTCTGGAATGGAGCATTTGGTGGCATCTGTGGCACCGCGCATTCGTCCAGTCCTTGACACTGTTGCTACTGTCAGTTATGAGCTGGATGATGCTGAATATGGGGAAAATGAGGTGAACGACCCATGGGTGCAGAAGCTTATACTTGCAGTTAACACTAATGTTGCTTGGCTCCAGCCAGTGATGACATCAAACAACTACGATTCCTTTGTGCACTTGATCATCGACTTCATAGTCAAGAGGCTCGAGGTGATCATGATGCAGAAGAGGTTCAGCCAGCTTGGTGGGCTTCAGCTAGACAAAGAGGTCCGTTCTTTGATCAACCATTTCTCAGAAATGTCCCAGAGACCGGTCCGAGACAAGTTCTCAAGGCTTTCCCAGATGTCGACCATTCTTAACTTTGAGCGTGTATCGGAGATACTGGATTTCTGGGGTGACAATGCTGGTCATCTGACATGGCTGTTGACACCCGCCGAGGTGCGAAGGGTATTAGGACTTAGGATTGACTTCAGGCCTGAAGCCATTGCTGCTCTGAGGCTCTAAATTGTGTTTTTGTTTGTACTTGTTAATTCTTTATATAAGATATATCAACAAGATATGGGTTTCATACAGTCTAGCACTTTTAGCAACATTGGTTGCAATGACAAACATTTGTTTTGCTGCAGAAATCTGCAATCATACCTCTTGTTATGAACTTGTGTCATGGTGATGTTTACATTTGTTTAGGTGATTGTTTTCCTTATCACTTTTACCTTTCCTCTCTGTGACTGGTCATCCACGTGTGCAAAGGAAACCACTATTTTTGAAAAACGCTCAATCAGTTCaagaatttatttttcaaaagaaaaggacatgGAAATAGGAActaaaagagaagaaaagaccAA contains:
- the LOC120707046 gene encoding conserved oligomeric Golgi complex subunit 4-like codes for the protein MAVPSPSPTPRSPRRPEVIVALEPSIVDAQPPLDFGDPACLAALRALTDAGAATRLLHECVAYQRALDARLDSLLACRADIDRAAASLLRSAPPLLSLAASDAAALKESSSSTAALADALSSRVRHLDAAHSRADAALARAEAALDRSRALEAARRALAADDLVAAATAAHEFLTIDARFPTDDNLRRDLLDIKRRLEGLARRRLAAAVDAQDHPAVLRLVSLFPLLALADEGLQVYVAYLKKVVTLRARADFEHLADLTSATQPTSERPDFVGCLTRLFKDIVLAVEENDAVLRELKGEDGVAYAIIELQEECDSRGTQILRRYADYRKLARLASNINSYTKNLLSVVGSMASAAGGNEGPDPREIELYLEEILALTQLGEDYTEFMVNKIHALRDVKPELGPQAMRAFRNGSFNKMEQDLTGFYVIFEEFFMVENVRKAIRIDEHVPDGLTTSMVDDVFYVLQSCCRRAASTASINLVLAVLGGATSLLSNEYQEALQWRMREPNLGAKLFLGGVGVQKTGEEIATALNNMDISSEYVLKLRHEIEELCAEVFHAPADREKIKSCLSELGDISASFKKILHSGMEHLVASVAPRIRPVLDTVATVSYELDDAEYGENEVNDPWVQKLILAVNTNVAWLQPVMTSNNYDSFVHLIIDFIVKRLEVIMMQKRFSQLGGLQLDKEVRSLINHFSEMSQRPVRDKFSRLSQMSTILNFERVSEILDFWGDNAGHLTWLLTPAEVRRVLGLRIDFRPEAIAALRL